The Acidaminococcus fermentans DSM 20731 sequence CCCGGCTTCGCACATTTCCTTTACATTGGGGGTGATGAAATCACAACCGGCATATTTCCGCCAGTCCGCCCCCTTGGGGTCCACCAGCACCGGCACCTGGGCACTGTGGGCCAGGTCGATCACCGTCTGGCAGAAATGGTCCGAGCAGACCCCTTTGGCATAGTCACTGAGGACAATGCCGTCCAGGCCTTCCTGGAGCCGTTTCTGCAGCCAGTCCAGCAGCTGCCGTTCCTCTTCCGGGGCCAGATCCCCCGGTTCTTCAAAATCCAGCCGGAGCATCTGCTGCCGGGCGCCGATGATCCGCATCTTGGTAATGGTGCTGCGGCCCGGCATGGGCAGGAGGCCGCTATAATCTATGCCCGCCGCGGCCATTTTCTTTTCCAGGGATTCCCGGTGCTCATCCAGCCCGGTGACCCCTGCTGCATACACTTTCACGCCCAGTCCCGCCAGGTTGGCCGCCACGTTGCCGGCGCCCCCCAGGACGCTTTCCATCCGGCGCACCCGGTTCACTGGCACCGGGGCTTCCGGAGAGATCCGTTTCACTTCCCCGTACACATACCGGTCCAGCATCACATCCCCGATCACCGCGATCCGCAGGTTCTGGATGTCTTCCGTCAGGAATTGGGTACTTTGGGTATTACGCATAGTCTTCCACCAGCTCACAAATGATATGTCCCATGATTTCATGGATTTCCTGGGCCCGGGCCGTATTCACCGACGGCACGTCCAGGAGCACGTCGCAGAGATCCGCCATTTTGCCGCCGCCTTTGGCCGTGAACCCGATGACCCGGATGCCTTTGGCCCGGGCCGTTTCAATGGCCGCCAGCACATTGTCGCTGTTGCCGGAGGTGGAGATTCCCACCAGCACATCCCCTTCCCGGCCCAGGCCTTCCACCTGCCGGGCAAAGATCCGGTCGTAGCCGTAATCGTTGCCGATGGCCGTCAGGATGGAAGTGTCCGTAGTGAGGGCCAGAGCCGCCATCCCCGGCCGCTCCTTCTGGAACCGGCCCACGATTTCCGCCGCCCAGTGCTGGGCGTCCGCCGCCGAACCACCGTTGCCGCAGAACATCACCTTGCCCCCGGAAGCCAGGGTCAGGGAAATCAGTCCGGCAGCCTCTTCAATGGCCTTCAGCAGCCGTTTGCTGCCCATGACCTTATGGACCAGTTTT is a genomic window containing:
- the gmhA gene encoding D-sedoheptulose 7-phosphate isomerase, producing the protein MTSIGGKAQELIGARLLEHEKLVHKVMGSKRLLKAIEEAAGLISLTLASGGKVMFCGNGGSAADAQHWAAEIVGRFQKERPGMAALALTTDTSILTAIGNDYGYDRIFARQVEGLGREGDVLVGISTSGNSDNVLAAIETARAKGIRVIGFTAKGGGKMADLCDVLLDVPSVNTARAQEIHEIMGHIICELVEDYA